The Lysobacter luteus genome contains the following window.
GGACTCGTAGAAGGCGGAAAGGCGATCAGGGTCTTTGGCGTAGATGAAGATGCCGGCGCGAGCTGGTGCGGACACGGTGACTCCAAGCTAGAAGATCAAACTGCGGCGAAGGCTATTGTGCGGCCTAACACCTGAGTTAAGCCGCGCCGCGAAGCGGCGTCGGCTTGGACGAATTGTTAGCGCTCAGTCCGGAATCGGTACGTGAGCACGCTATGCGGGTTGATGATGAGGTAAACCAAGTCGGGCTGCAGGTGGGCCCCCTTGGTTTGTGCGATCTCGCCCCGCAGCACGATCGATGCTTCCAGCACGCACAGGCCGCGCTGGCCCGTGCGCTTGCACTCTTCGGCCTCGGCGGCCTCGAAGGCCGCAACGGAACTGTCCCGCTCCGGAACCTTGAACCCCAAGTCGAGCGTGCTCTGGCTGGAGCAGGACGGGTCAAGCACATACGAATAATGGCTTGAGTCCGTCTTGTAGACACCCGACACCGTTACAACCCGCCCGACGTACTGCTCGGGATTTTGCCGGATGCGGCAGATGCTTACGGCTGTCTCGGGTGCAATGGAGGTAGGGACGGAAGGTTGCCCGCCAGCGGCGACCGCCACGGAAAGAAGCACATTGCTGATTACGAGTGCCACGGTGCGTTCCATGAGCGCTAACACCTGAGTTAAGCCGCGCCGCGAAGCGGCGTCGGCTTGGACGAATTGTTAGGCGCTTGAGCCGTGATCTTGCGCCAGCAGCTTTTCCAGCATTGGCCGAGTGTACGCCGCCTCGGGATCTAGCTCAGCCGGGTCCGAGGCGCTTTTCCACTCACCCGCATCAAATGCCAGATAGATCTCGTTGCACGGTTCGGGCAAGTACGCTGTGCCGGCCTTGAAGGAGTAAGGCCACAGCCAGTTCATGGCGGTGTCCGCGACTTCAAAGGTGAGCTCCTCGGCCATGTAGCTCTTGGCGATGAGCACTGCCAGTTCGTTGCACATGCGCTCGACCGACCAGCCACGTGCGGCCCGCTCCTCCTCGAGAGCTGGTTCTCGCAGCGTGCCGGGCGTTTCGAATAGCGAGAGCAAGGAATGTTTCACCAAGCGCCTAACGCCTGAGTTAAGCCGACTTGCGTAGTGGAGCCAAACACATGGCAAGCTTTTTCTGCCATGTGTTTGGTGTAGCGAAGCAAGTTCGGCTTGAACGAATTGTTAGGCGCCACCGGCCGTACGGCCAGCAGCACCCTCTGCATACTCCTCTTCCTCGCCAAAGTAGATATCCCACCAGATCTCTAAGCCCAGGCGAGAGAGGTCGGTGAGCGCAAGATTGTCGAGGAAGGGACCGCCCTGTCCGGAGGAGACCCAATAGCAACAGACGTCAATGCCACAACCCGCCGTGCGGAGCTGCGCAAGCTGTTGCTCTTTGCCCTGTAGCAGCGAGATTACAGCTCGAACATGCTCAATTCCATCCACGGATTGCACGGAGCTGTCACTAGACCAGCCCCAATAGTGATTCTCGCGCTCATGCCGGTACTTTGAGCCTGAAGCGATGGCGCGAGTCCGGGTTGCTTGAATGCCAAGAATGCGACCGATCTCATCAGGGGGCATCGTCTTAGAGAAGATGCGCAGAGTGGAATAGGTTTCGAGGCAACTCATATGTCTCTCGGCAACGGAAATCTTCCTGTGACGCCTAACGCCTGAGTTAAGCCGACTTGCGTAGCGGAGCCGACAACATGGCAAGCTTTTCCTGCAATGTTGTTGGTGGAGCGAAGCAAGTTCGGCTTGAACGAATTGTTAGGCCGCACTACGGCACACATTCATTGTATCGACAACTGCCTGATCCACTATTGCAGCTATCGATCGATCCATAGATCAGCAAAAGTATCACGAAGGCGAAAGCGATCGATCCGCTAGATTTGGGGCGATTGGGCTGCTTTTCGTCCGGAAGAGTGAGCAAAGACTTACAGCTGCCACAGCGATACTCACCGGCCGTTTGTTGCGCAATTACGCGATTTTTTCGCCCGCAAGACGAGCATTCAACTTCTTTTTCCGGACCATTGGTCATATGCAATGCGGCCTAACACCTGAGTTAAGCCGCGCCGCGAAGCGGCGTCGGCTTGGACGAATTGTTAGCCGTTGACCGGGAACACATACACGCTGCCGTCTTCTACAGCAATGTTCTCGAGGTCGGCTTCCGAGGTTGGAGCGCCGGCCACCGGAATACGCACGGTTGCGCAATAGTTCTCGCGGTTCTCTAAGAACGCGACCACTTCTCCGGCCTCGTAGTCCGGATACGCGATGCACGACGCGATGGCTGAGCCCTCCTGGACCTTCTCCGACAGGCTGGCTTGAATAGCGCTAAGCAGCTCCGGAATTTGTTCGACCGAATCGTACGCAGCCACAGATACGTCGAGCCCGCCGTCTGGCAGGAGCAGAAGGCCCATAGGAAAAACCTCGGACCGCTCCGCAAGCATTCGATTGGCACGCCCAACGAGCTGAGCTACGAGCTCTTGGAATTGGTCTTCCGAGTTATCCACGTACTGTCTTCAACGGCTAACGCCTGAGTTAAGCCGAACCGCGTAGTGGAGGCAAAGGCATGGCAGGCTTTCTATGCCATGCCTTTGCCGGAACGAAGCGGTTTCGGCTTGAACGAATTGTTAGGCCTCAGCCGGGTGTGAAGCGCCGAGGCGAGCAAAGCGCCGAGCAACCACGCTGCAATGGCTTTGCCGCCATGTGTCAGAAGGCCAGACACCGCCAAGGAAACAAGTCCGGTCACTGCAAATGCCGCGAAGGCAAGAAGGGTCCTGGCGGCAAGCAGCCGAATTGCGAGGAAATGGATCAGCAATGCTACGAGTGTAGCGCCAATGCCAAAGACTACCGTCGCCTCCCAGAGCGCGAGAGGGAAGCCATGTGGCATGACGAAGGCATTGGTGAAGCCGAGCGCGTAGATAGACGCGAAATAAGTGAGTCCGCCCGAAACAACTCCGGCTGTGATGCTCTTAATGGACTGCTGCATAGTCTCTTCTGAGGCCTAACACTTAGTCGACCCCAAAAACGGGGCGGTAACGGATCGTCGCTGAGCCAAACGCGAGCGTCAACCGGATAAATCCTACGGCATATCAATGTCTTGCCCGCTTTCGCCCCTGCCTGGTCACGCCCATCGTTACCGGATACACGACGATGGTGGGGCGGTATGTCATATCACGGCAAAGATGCGGCGGTAACCGAGCGTCCCGGCAAGGAGCCGCGGCTGCTGGACCAGATACGGGCGCGGTGCCGGCTGCGGCACTACAGCATCAGGACCGAGCGTGCCTACGTGAGTTGGGCGCGCCGATTCATCCTTGCCAACGGCCGGCGCCATCCACGCGACATGGGCGTGGCGGAGGTGGAGGCGTTTTTGTCCACGCTGGCGACGCGGGACGACGTGGCGGCCAGCACGCAGAACCAGGCGCTGTCGGCGTTGCTGTTTCTGTACCGGGAGGTACTTGGTATGGAGCTGCCGTGGATGGAGTCGGTGGTGCGTGCCAAGCGCCCGCAGAAGGTGCCGGTGGTGCTTTCGCACGACGAGGTGGCGCGGTTGTTGGCGATGCTCGATGGGCAGCCTTGGCTGATGGCGGCGCTGCTTTATGGCGCAGGCATCCGGTTGATGGAGTGCGTGCGGCTGCGGGTGCAGGACGTCGATTTTGGCCGCCGCGAGATCCTGGTGCGGAACGGAAAGGGCGGGAAGGATCGCCGTGTGCCGTTGCCGCAGCGTCTGCACGAACGGCTCCGGGAGCAGGTCGACCGTGTCGGGTTGCACCACCAGGCCGACCTGCTCGCGGGGCGCGGGGAGGTGTATCTGCCGCATGCGCTGTCGCGCAAGTATCCCAACGCGGCGCGGGAGCTCGGGTGGCAGTACGTGTTTCCGTCACCGCGGCACTCGGTGGACCCGCGCAGCGGGGCCAGTCGCCGCCACCATCTCGACGAGGCAACCCTGCAGCGGGCGGTCAAGGCTGCCCGCGTGCGCGCCGGGATCCACAAGCCGGCGACCTGCCACACGCTGCGGCACTCCTTCGCCACCCACCTGCTCGAGGCGGGGCACGACATCCGGACGGTGCAGGAGCTGCTCGGCCACAAGGACGTGGCGACCACCCAGCTCTACACGCACGTGCTGGGACGCGGGGCGGGTGGCGTGCTCAGCCCGCTCGACCGGTAGCGCGCGTCCGCCGGGCCGCGGATGCGGCTAACGCAGCAGGATCAGCGTGGCCAGCCCGAGGAAGCCGAGGAAGCCCATCACGTCGGTGAGGGTGGTCAGCACCACGCCGCCGGCCAGGGCGGGGTCGAAGCCCAGCCGCTTGAGCGTCAGCGGCACGAGCACCCCGCCGGCGGCGGCCGTGAGCAGGTTGATGGTGAGCGCGGTGCCGATCACCAGCGACAGCATCGGGTCGCGGAACCACAGCAGCACGATCAGGCCCAGGCCTACGCCGAGCACCAGGCCGTTGATCAGGGCCACGCCGAGCTCCTTGCGCAACAGGATCTCGACGTTGGACCCGCCGATCTGGCCGAGGGCCAGGCCGCGGATCATCAGTGCCAGCACCTGGGTACCGGCGTTGCCGCCCATGCCGGCCACGATCGGCATCAGGATCGCCAGGGCGACGATCTCCTCGATCGCGGCCTCGAACCGGCCGATCACCCCGGCCGCGATGAAGGCGGTCCCCAGGTTGATGCCCAGCCACACCAGCCGGCGCCGGAAAGCGCGGCGCGCGGGGCTGAAGAGGTCCTCGTCCTCGTCCAGGCCGGCGGCGCTCAGGGCCTGGTGTTCGGCCTGCTCGCGGATGATGTCGACCACGTCGTCGACCGTGATGCGGCCAAGCAGCACGTGGTTGTCGTCCACCACGGGGGCGCTGAGCCAGTCGTGGTCGGAGAACTGCCGGGCAACCTCCGCCGCCGACTCGTCCACGTCGAACGCGGTCTGCTCGCTGTCGACCAGCTGGTTGATCGGGGTGCCGGCCTCGTGGGTCAGCAGCTGCGCCAGGCCGATGCGACCCAGGTACTGGTGCCGGCGGCTGACGACATACAGGTAGTCGGTGTGCTCGGGCAGCTCGCCGCGCAGGCGCAGGTAGCGCAGTACGACGTCGACGGTGGTGTCGGCGCGCACGGTCACCACGTCGGGGTTCATCAGGCGCCCGGCGGTGTCCTCGGGGTAGGACAGCACCTGCTCCAGCCGCTCGCGGTTGTCCCGGTCCATCGACTTGAGCACTTCGTCGATGACGGTGTCGGGCAGGTCCTCGACCAGATCGGCGAGGTCGTCGATGTCGAGGTCTTCGACCGCGGCGACGATCTCGTCGGGGTCCATGTCCGCCAGCAGGCTCTCGCGGACCTCGTCGCCGACGTGCACCAGCACCTCGCCGTCATCCTCGGGGTCCACCAGACCCCACACCACCACGCGCTTGCCGTGGGGCAGCGACTCCAGCAGGTTGCCGATCTCGGCCGGCGAAAGGGTGTTGACCAGCCGCTTGACCGGCCCCAGCCGCCCGCTGTCGAGCGCGTCGGAGAGCAGTCGCAGCTGGCGCGCGGTCTTGTCGTGGCGGACGGCCTCGGCCATGCGGACTCCGGGTCGGGTCGGGCGGTAGGGCCGCAGCCGTGGTGACGGATGCGACCGGCGTCAGGTGTTCATCGCGGCATTATCGCCATTGCCGCGTGCCGTGCACAGCGCGGGGTGGGTCAATGTCCGCGCTGGGCGTCGATCCAGCGTTCGATCTCGACCCGCTCGCGTGCGCGCAGCAACGCCGGGGCATTGGCGCGCAGGCGGTCCAGGTCGCAGTTGCGGATGGTCCGGCGCACCTCCAGCAGGGTGGTCGGATGCAGGCTGAACTGCTCCAGCCCAAGCGCCAGCAGCATCGGCGCCAGCCGCGCATCGCCGGCGATTTCCCCGCACACCGCGATCGGGCGGTTGCGCGACTTGGCCATCCGGATCAGGTCGCGCAGCATCCGGATGACCGCCGGGTGCAGCGGCGTGTAGAGCTCGCCGAGTGCGTCGTTGTTGCGGTCGGCCGCGAGCAGGTACTGGATCAGGTCGTTGGTGCCGATCGACAGGAAATCGACCCCGCCGATGAAGGTTGGCAGTGCGAGCGCGGCGGCCGGGATCTCGATCATTGCCCCGAGCGCGACATAGTCGGCGATCTCGTGGCCTTCGCTGCGCAGGTCGCGGGCGATGCGCATCATGTGTGCGCGCATCGTGCGGACCTCCTCGCGGCCGCTGATCATCGGCAGCAGGATCCGCAGCGGCCCGTAGCCGGAGGCGCGCAGCAGGGCGCGCAGTTGGGTTTCGAGCAGGGCGGGGCGGGCCAGCGACAGCCGCACGCCGCGCAGGCCCAGCGCCGGGTTGGGTTCGTCGCGCAGCGCCAGGCCGGTCCGGTCGGCCTTGTCGGCGCCCAGGTCCAGCATCCGGATCGTCACCGGACGCCCGCTCATGCCCAGGATCACGTCACGGTACGCGTGGAACTGCTCGTTCTCGTCGGGCAGCTCCATGCGCTGCAGGAACAGGAATTCGGTGCGGTACAGGCCGATGCCGGTGGCGCCCAGCGCGTGCGCCTCGGCCACGTCCTCGCGCGACTCGGCGTTGGCGAACAGGTCGATTTCGGTGCCGTCGCGGGTCTGGTTGGGCTCGCGCCGCATCCGGTTGAGCTCGCGCAGCTCGCGGGCGTAGACGCGCTCGCGGTCGCGGTGCCGGCGCAGGTCGTCCGGGGCCGGTTCGAGCACCACCCAGCCGGTGCCCCCGTCCACCACCAGCGCATCGCCATCGTTGACCCGCTGCAGGATCCCCGCCGCGCCGACGACCAGCGGCAGGTGCAGGCTGCGCGCCAGGATGGCGCTGTGCGAGAGCATGCTGCCGGCGCTGGTGACGATCGCCACCACGCCCTGCGCCTGCAGTTGGGCGAGTTCGGCCGGGGCGACGTTGTCGGTGACCAGGATCTCGCCGGCCATGCCCGCCATGACGTTGTCGCGCCGGTGCAGCGCCGCGTGGATGCGGCCGATGACCTGGTCGACGTCGTCGACCCGGCTCTGGAAGTAGGGGTCGTCCATCGACTCGAACACCGCGGCGATGCGGTCGCGTTGCTTGCGTAGCGCGTAGTCGGCGCTGTAACGGCCGTTGCGGATCAGGCCGTCCAGGCCCTGCAGCAGTTCCGGGTCGTCGAGCAGCAGGGCGTGCAGGTCGAGGAACTCGCCGACCTCGTGCATCAGCGCGCCGTGCAGGCGTTCGCGCAGCGCGTGCATCTCCGCGCGGACCTTGGCGATGGCCTCGTGCAGGCGCGCCAGCTCGGGCTCGACCGCCTCGGCGGGGATGCGCTCCTCCACCACATCCAGCACATGCGGCAGGCGCACACGCGCCCGCCCGAGCGCGCTGCCGCGCGATGCTCCCAGACCGGTGAATTCCTGCCGCACGCGCGGTTACTGGTCTTCGTCGAAGCGGCGCTCGAACAGAGCCGTGACGGCGTCGGCCGCCACCGCTTCGTCCTCGCCGTCGACCCGCAGCTTTACCGGCGTGCCCTGGCCAGCGGCCAGCAGCATCACGCCCATGATGCTCTTGGCATTGACCTCGCGGCCCTTGGCGATCAGCGTGACGTTGCAGCGGTACGGCGACAGCAATTGCACCAGCTTCGCGGTGGCCCGGGCATGCAGCCCCAGGCGGTTGGTTACGGTCAATTCTCGTTCGATCATGGCGTTGTTCCTTTGGCCTCGGGCTATGGCCTGGCTTCCTGCCACCCCGGGGGAGGCGGATCAGGTTCCGTCAACGCCGCTGAAGACGCTCCCTGTCAGGCGTCGTCCATCAGCACGCCGTTGCGTGCGCCGGCGGCCGCAACCGCCGGCAGTTCGTCGAGCGTGAGCTCGGCGTAGTTCATGACTCTCAGCAGCATGGGCAGGCTCAACGCCGAAACCCGTTTGACCGGTGTGCCGAGCCGGGCCACCTTGGCCGCCAGGTTGCTGGGCGTCGCGCCGTACAGGTCCGTCAGGACCAGCACGCCATCGCCGCTGTCCACCCGCCGCAGTGCCGCGCTGGCCTGCGGCAGCAGCGCGTCGGGGTCGCCATCGAACGACACTTCCAGCGCCTCGCAACGCAGCGGCAGCGACCTCAGCAGCCGGGTGGCGACCGCGAGGGTCGCGCTGCCGATGCCCGGATGGGTGATGAGGAGGACGCCGATGGCCATTGCAGGAAGTTAACAGACCGCTGTCGGAGGCGGGAAGCGGGGAGCCCGGCCCGCCACGTATTTTCAGTCCAGTTCGCGGTGGTGGACAGCCACTTCGTCCCAGCCGTGTTCGCGCGCGTGGGCGGCCAGGCGTTCGGCGAGATAGACCGAGCGGTGACGGCCCCCGGTGCATCCGAATGCGACGGTGATGTAGCTGCGGGTGGAGTCGGCCCGCATACGCGGCAGCCAGGTATCCAGGAAACGGGTGACCTCGGTCGCGTACGCGTCCGCTTCCGGCTGGGCATCCAGGTGTTCCGCAACGGCGGCGTCGCGGCCCGACAACGGGCGCAGCACCGGGTCCCAGTGGGGATTGGGCAGGCAGCGGGCGTCGAAGACGAAGTCCGCGTCGGCGGGTACGCCGCGGCGGTAGGCGAACGATTCGAACAACAGCGAGACGGTGCTGTCGTCGCCCAGGCCGAACTCGGTGATCACCCGGCGGCGCATCTGGTGCACGTTGAGGTCGCTGGTGTCGAGCACGATGTCGGCCAGCTGCCGCATCGGCTTGAGCACCTGCCGCTCCAGCGCGATGGCGTCGGCCAGCGCCAGGCCGAGGTTGCTCAGCGGGTGGCGCCGGCGGGTATCGGCGTAGCGCTTGAGCAGCACTTCGTCGCGGCTCTCGAAATAGATCAGGCGTGGGTCCAGCCCCATCTCGCCCACTGCCGACAGCCACGCGGGCAGGTTGCTGAGGTCGCTGTGGCTGTTGCGCACGTCGATACCGACGGCGAGCTTGGCGGACGTGGCGCCGTCGCCGGTGGCGCTGCGCACGAACTGCGGCAGCAACTCGGC
Protein-coding sequences here:
- a CDS encoding DUF4279 domain-containing protein, with product MSCLETYSTLRIFSKTMPPDEIGRILGIQATRTRAIASGSKYRHERENHYWGWSSDSSVQSVDGIEHVRAVISLLQGKEQQLAQLRTAGCGIDVCCYWVSSGQGGPFLDNLALTDLSRLGLEIWWDIYFGEEEEYAEGAAGRTAGGA
- a CDS encoding integron integrase, giving the protein MSYHGKDAAVTERPGKEPRLLDQIRARCRLRHYSIRTERAYVSWARRFILANGRRHPRDMGVAEVEAFLSTLATRDDVAASTQNQALSALLFLYREVLGMELPWMESVVRAKRPQKVPVVLSHDEVARLLAMLDGQPWLMAALLYGAGIRLMECVRLRVQDVDFGRREILVRNGKGGKDRRVPLPQRLHERLREQVDRVGLHHQADLLAGRGEVYLPHALSRKYPNAARELGWQYVFPSPRHSVDPRSGASRRHHLDEATLQRAVKAARVRAGIHKPATCHTLRHSFATHLLEAGHDIRTVQELLGHKDVATTQLYTHVLGRGAGGVLSPLDR
- the mgtE gene encoding magnesium transporter, translating into MAEAVRHDKTARQLRLLSDALDSGRLGPVKRLVNTLSPAEIGNLLESLPHGKRVVVWGLVDPEDDGEVLVHVGDEVRESLLADMDPDEIVAAVEDLDIDDLADLVEDLPDTVIDEVLKSMDRDNRERLEQVLSYPEDTAGRLMNPDVVTVRADTTVDVVLRYLRLRGELPEHTDYLYVVSRRHQYLGRIGLAQLLTHEAGTPINQLVDSEQTAFDVDESAAEVARQFSDHDWLSAPVVDDNHVLLGRITVDDVVDIIREQAEHQALSAAGLDEDEDLFSPARRAFRRRLVWLGINLGTAFIAAGVIGRFEAAIEEIVALAILMPIVAGMGGNAGTQVLALMIRGLALGQIGGSNVEILLRKELGVALINGLVLGVGLGLIVLLWFRDPMLSLVIGTALTINLLTAAAGGVLVPLTLKRLGFDPALAGGVVLTTLTDVMGFLGFLGLATLILLR
- the ptsP gene encoding phosphoenolpyruvate--protein phosphotransferase is translated as MRQEFTGLGASRGSALGRARVRLPHVLDVVEERIPAEAVEPELARLHEAIAKVRAEMHALRERLHGALMHEVGEFLDLHALLLDDPELLQGLDGLIRNGRYSADYALRKQRDRIAAVFESMDDPYFQSRVDDVDQVIGRIHAALHRRDNVMAGMAGEILVTDNVAPAELAQLQAQGVVAIVTSAGSMLSHSAILARSLHLPLVVGAAGILQRVNDGDALVVDGGTGWVVLEPAPDDLRRHRDRERVYARELRELNRMRREPNQTRDGTEIDLFANAESREDVAEAHALGATGIGLYRTEFLFLQRMELPDENEQFHAYRDVILGMSGRPVTIRMLDLGADKADRTGLALRDEPNPALGLRGVRLSLARPALLETQLRALLRASGYGPLRILLPMISGREEVRTMRAHMMRIARDLRSEGHEIADYVALGAMIEIPAAALALPTFIGGVDFLSIGTNDLIQYLLAADRNNDALGELYTPLHPAVIRMLRDLIRMAKSRNRPIAVCGEIAGDARLAPMLLALGLEQFSLHPTTLLEVRRTIRNCDLDRLRANAPALLRARERVEIERWIDAQRGH
- a CDS encoding PTS sugar transporter subunit IIA encodes the protein MAIGVLLITHPGIGSATLAVATRLLRSLPLRCEALEVSFDGDPDALLPQASAALRRVDSGDGVLVLTDLYGATPSNLAAKVARLGTPVKRVSALSLPMLLRVMNYAELTLDELPAVAAAGARNGVLMDDA
- a CDS encoding HPr family phosphocarrier protein encodes the protein MIERELTVTNRLGLHARATAKLVQLLSPYRCNVTLIAKGREVNAKSIMGVMLLAAGQGTPVKLRVDGEDEAVAADAVTALFERRFDEDQ
- the rapZ gene encoding RNase adapter RapZ, with protein sequence MAIVPGNATLVIVSGMSGSGKSVALKTFEDLGYYCVDNLPAELLPQFVRSATGDGATSAKLAVGIDVRNSHSDLSNLPAWLSAVGEMGLDPRLIYFESRDEVLLKRYADTRRRHPLSNLGLALADAIALERQVLKPMRQLADIVLDTSDLNVHQMRRRVITEFGLGDDSTVSLLFESFAYRRGVPADADFVFDARCLPNPHWDPVLRPLSGRDAAVAEHLDAQPEADAYATEVTRFLDTWLPRMRADSTRSYITVAFGCTGGRHRSVYLAERLAAHAREHGWDEVAVHHRELD